In Bacteroidales bacterium, one DNA window encodes the following:
- a CDS encoding recombination protein O N-terminal domain-containing protein: MIAKTRAIALHHIKYSDTSVILTAYTEAFGRISFMLQGIR, translated from the coding sequence ATGATCGCTAAAACCAGGGCCATAGCCTTACATCATATCAAATACTCCGACACGAGTGTCATACTTACCGCCTATACGGAAGCATTTGGAAGGATTTCCTTTATGTTGCAAGGCATTCGCAG